A stretch of the Streptomyces sp. NBC_01428 genome encodes the following:
- a CDS encoding PadR family transcriptional regulator, which translates to MRSRGEDFGYEHEHGHGHHGGPGHRGRGGLEGRRGAFGPFGPGGPGGPGFGGPGFGPGPWGGRGGRGGPRGRARRGDVRASILALLKDRPMHGYEMIQEIAERSGGAWKPSPGSVYPTLQLLEDEGLITSEAEGGKKLFSLTESGRTAADEGPDAPWEEAGRGVDWETLHEIRQAGFGLMEAFGQVWKTGSKDQRDKALKVINEARKKLYLILADED; encoded by the coding sequence ATGCGTTCCCGTGGAGAAGACTTCGGATACGAGCACGAACACGGACATGGACACCACGGCGGACCCGGCCATCGAGGTCGGGGCGGCCTCGAGGGGCGACGCGGGGCTTTCGGGCCCTTCGGACCGGGTGGACCCGGTGGCCCCGGCTTCGGTGGACCGGGCTTCGGCCCCGGCCCCTGGGGTGGGCGTGGCGGTCGGGGCGGACCGCGGGGGAGGGCGCGGCGCGGCGACGTGCGCGCGTCGATCCTCGCGCTGCTCAAGGACCGGCCCATGCACGGTTACGAGATGATCCAGGAGATCGCCGAGCGCAGCGGCGGGGCGTGGAAGCCCAGCCCGGGTTCGGTGTACCCGACCCTCCAGCTGCTGGAGGACGAGGGCCTGATCACCAGTGAGGCGGAGGGCGGCAAGAAGCTGTTCTCGCTCACCGAGTCCGGCCGCACCGCGGCCGACGAGGGACCCGACGCGCCCTGGGAAGAGGCCGGGCGCGGGGTCGACTGGGAGACGCTGCACGAGATCCGGCAGGCCGGATTCGGCCTCATGGAGGCCTTCGGCCAGGTCTGGAAGACCGGCAGCAAGGATCAGCGCGACAAGGCGCTGAAGGTCATCAACGAAGCCCGCAAGAAGCTGTACCTGATCCTCGCCGACGAGGACTGA
- a CDS encoding type II toxin-antitoxin system Rv0910 family toxin: protein MAEVSAEARIEAPAEKIWDRLTDWSGYGEWNATHTNFPNGGPEKFQVGGTFAENMKLMGFPAEVTWTIEELEPGHVLAIRGKGPMAVNVTTRYTLTPDGDATSVRIDGEFTGAAVSLMAGKLKDSATAALDESLRKLSGLVA, encoded by the coding sequence ATGGCCGAAGTCAGCGCGGAAGCACGCATCGAGGCGCCCGCCGAGAAGATCTGGGACCGGCTCACGGACTGGTCGGGATACGGGGAGTGGAACGCGACGCACACGAACTTCCCGAACGGCGGACCCGAGAAGTTCCAAGTCGGCGGCACCTTCGCGGAGAACATGAAGCTCATGGGCTTCCCGGCCGAGGTCACCTGGACGATCGAGGAACTGGAGCCCGGCCACGTCCTGGCCATCCGCGGCAAGGGCCCGATGGCGGTGAACGTCACCACGCGCTACACGCTCACCCCCGACGGGGACGCCACGTCGGTACGGATCGACGGCGAGTTCACGGGTGCCGCGGTCTCCCTCATGGCCGGCAAACTCAAGGACTCGGCGACGGCCGCGCTCGACGAGTCGTTGCGCAAGCTGTCCGGACTGGTGGCCTGA
- a CDS encoding Clp protease N-terminal domain-containing protein has translation MPRLRGADEVGDVSSRIPQQSAAASGPNPPDNDAGLSAELASVVSGARRRALRDGDRQIDTAHLLHSLLESDPEVRAAVDGGAQLARLLGYLVQRSIGYGLRWQGTVEDSGAVPVVTEAGWSPAAAGAMERAQESALVRGDERARGLDLLAALVADPRSRAVEVLAHAGVDVPVPPEGAATESSR, from the coding sequence ATGCCCCGGCTCCGCGGGGCTGATGAGGTGGGAGATGTGTCATCCCGTATCCCCCAGCAGTCCGCCGCCGCGAGCGGCCCGAATCCTCCTGACAACGATGCCGGTCTCAGCGCGGAGCTGGCCTCGGTGGTCTCCGGTGCGCGAAGACGGGCGCTGCGGGACGGCGACCGGCAGATCGACACGGCTCATCTGCTGCACTCGCTGCTGGAGTCCGACCCCGAGGTGCGCGCCGCTGTCGACGGGGGAGCGCAGCTCGCCCGGCTCCTCGGCTACCTCGTGCAGCGCAGCATCGGCTACGGACTGCGCTGGCAGGGCACCGTCGAGGATTCCGGCGCCGTCCCGGTCGTGACCGAGGCGGGCTGGTCGCCCGCGGCGGCCGGCGCGATGGAGCGGGCGCAGGAGAGCGCCCTGGTGCGCGGGGACGAACGCGCCCGAGGCCTCGACCTGCTCGCCGCGCTCGTCGCCGATCCCCGGTCGAGAGCGGTCGAGGTCCTCGCGCATGCCGGGGTCGACGTCCCGGTGCCGCCGGAAGGGGCGGCGACGGAGTCCAGTCGTTGA